A section of the Hirschia baltica ATCC 49814 genome encodes:
- a CDS encoding winged helix-turn-helix domain-containing protein, which produces MSENPFDHGEINDLIHSRLRLGVMAYLSTAHAAIFGELKAKVNASDGNLSVQLKKLEEAGYITIEKKFVGKKPQTTAILTDKGRQAWLAYLAHMRSMLDAAE; this is translated from the coding sequence ATGAGCGAGAACCCATTTGACCATGGCGAGATAAATGATCTCATTCACTCTCGCCTTCGCTTAGGCGTCATGGCCTATCTATCTACAGCCCACGCCGCCATATTTGGAGAATTAAAAGCCAAGGTAAATGCAAGCGACGGTAATCTATCTGTGCAACTCAAAAAATTAGAAGAGGCTGGCTATATCACTATCGAAAAAAAGTTTGTCGGCAAGAAGCCACAAACCACTGCCATCCTAACAGATAAAGGCCGTCAAGCTTGGCTAGCGTACCTTGCGCATATGAGGTCCATGCTCGATGCAGCAGAATAA
- the lpdA gene encoding dihydrolipoyl dehydrogenase: MSETFDVVIIGAGPGGYNCAIRCGQLGLKTAIIEKSSTLGGTCLNVGCIPSKAMLHASELFDEAKNNFASLGIETGTVKLNLPQMLKQKEEAVKGLTEGVAFLMKKNKVKVFNGTGRIAGAGKVVVEGKDAAELSAKNIVIATGSVPTNLPNIAVDEERIVTSTGALSLSSVPKKMIVIGAGVIGLELGSVWSRLGAEVTVVEYLDRIIPGSDMEVAKTAQKILTKQGMTFKLGQKVTGVEKLKSKLKLTMEPAQGGDPEVIDADVVLVAIGRKPYTEGLGLETVGITPNQRGVIENNHFKTGADGVWVIGDTTTGPMLAHKAEDDGAAVAELIAGKAGHVNYDLVPGVVYTSPEIAWVGKTEEDLKAAGVKYKVGKFPFMANSRARCNHTTDGFVKIIADATTDEVLGAHMVGTGVGEMIAEVCIAMEFKASSEDIARTCHAHPTQSEAVRQAAMGVEGWTMQM; the protein is encoded by the coding sequence ATGTCTGAGACTTTTGATGTCGTCATAATCGGAGCCGGCCCTGGTGGCTATAACTGTGCCATTCGTTGTGGTCAGTTGGGCTTGAAAACAGCAATAATTGAAAAATCTTCTACCCTTGGCGGAACATGTCTGAATGTTGGATGTATTCCTTCAAAAGCCATGCTTCACGCGTCTGAACTTTTTGATGAAGCAAAAAACAATTTTGCAAGCCTTGGCATTGAGACTGGCACGGTCAAATTGAACCTTCCTCAAATGCTTAAGCAAAAGGAAGAAGCGGTAAAAGGCCTGACTGAAGGTGTCGCTTTCTTGATGAAGAAGAACAAAGTCAAAGTCTTCAATGGTACAGGCCGCATTGCTGGTGCTGGTAAAGTGGTTGTTGAAGGCAAGGACGCGGCTGAACTTTCAGCAAAAAACATTGTGATTGCGACAGGGTCTGTTCCAACTAACTTGCCGAACATTGCTGTTGATGAAGAACGTATTGTGACGTCAACAGGGGCATTGAGCCTTTCTAGTGTACCGAAGAAAATGATCGTTATCGGTGCTGGTGTTATCGGGCTTGAGCTTGGTTCCGTTTGGTCTCGTCTTGGCGCTGAAGTTACTGTTGTCGAATATCTTGACCGCATCATTCCAGGGTCGGATATGGAAGTTGCTAAGACAGCTCAGAAAATTTTGACCAAGCAAGGCATGACGTTCAAACTCGGTCAGAAAGTGACTGGCGTTGAAAAACTAAAATCAAAACTCAAATTGACGATGGAGCCGGCACAAGGCGGTGATCCTGAAGTGATTGATGCTGATGTTGTTTTGGTCGCGATTGGCCGTAAGCCTTACACAGAGGGTCTTGGTCTTGAAACAGTTGGCATTACGCCAAACCAGCGCGGCGTCATTGAAAACAACCACTTTAAGACAGGCGCTGACGGCGTTTGGGTTATTGGTGACACAACAACTGGGCCAATGCTTGCGCACAAAGCTGAAGATGATGGCGCTGCTGTTGCTGAACTCATCGCGGGTAAAGCAGGGCACGTGAATTATGATCTCGTACCGGGTGTTGTTTACACAAGTCCTGAAATTGCTTGGGTTGGTAAGACAGAAGAAGATCTCAAAGCTGCTGGCGTGAAATACAAAGTGGGTAAATTCCCATTCATGGCAAACTCACGTGCACGCTGTAATCACACAACAGATGGTTTTGTGAAGATCATCGCAGATGCGACAACTGATGAAGTGCTGGGTGCGCACATGGTTGGTACAGGTGTTGGTGAGATGATTGCCGAAGTTTGTATTGCTATGGAGTTTAAAGCTTCATCAGAAGATATTGCACGTACATGCCACGCACACCCAACGCAATCAGAAGCAGTTCGTCAGGCTGCGATGGGCGTTGAAGGTTGGACAATGCAAATGTAA
- a CDS encoding LytR/AlgR family response regulator transcription factor — translation MSQIDIQNALRTDRISEQNSSIVFAVLILSSFIVNALSRNVDHQILSVSTNVLLAWIDEGSSAIATCCLLPLLGYFNRIHPIAGVSKSVWIPKYIIASLAFSLLHILGMKLIRLTIYPIAVGQEYSFHANVFETFFYEYRKDLITFSILMLGFMLSRELEHKKLETSVNREDAKEKKRITIKCGGRTIWINAEDVIWAKAAANYVEIRTADKTLLARSTLANIEEQLQAAGVEISRVHRSYIIDASKVREISPTGEGDARIQMIDDEIIPGSRRYKNAWPSH, via the coding sequence ATGTCTCAAATTGATATTCAAAACGCTCTCAGAACCGATCGTATTAGTGAACAAAATTCATCTATTGTATTTGCTGTTCTAATTTTGAGTTCATTCATAGTAAATGCGCTTTCGCGAAATGTAGACCATCAAATTTTAAGCGTTTCAACGAATGTGTTGCTTGCTTGGATTGATGAAGGAAGTAGCGCAATAGCAACTTGCTGCTTGTTACCACTATTGGGGTATTTTAACCGGATTCATCCAATAGCAGGTGTATCCAAAAGTGTCTGGATTCCAAAATATATTATAGCGAGCTTGGCTTTTTCTCTACTTCATATTTTAGGGATGAAATTAATTCGCCTAACTATTTATCCCATCGCCGTAGGGCAAGAATATTCGTTTCATGCCAATGTTTTTGAGACATTTTTCTATGAATATCGCAAAGATTTAATTACGTTTTCAATATTGATGTTGGGTTTCATGCTTTCTAGGGAGTTGGAACATAAGAAGCTGGAGACGAGCGTTAATAGAGAAGATGCCAAGGAAAAAAAGAGAATTACAATTAAATGTGGTGGGCGTACGATATGGATCAATGCGGAAGATGTTATTTGGGCAAAGGCAGCTGCAAATTACGTAGAAATCCGTACCGCAGATAAAACATTATTGGCGCGTTCAACTTTGGCCAATATCGAAGAGCAGCTTCAGGCCGCCGGAGTCGAGATATCCCGCGTGCATCGCTCTTATATTATTGATGCATCTAAAGTTAGGGAAATCTCACCAACAGGTGAGGGCGATGCTCGAATTCAAATGATAGATGATGAAATTATTCCCGGGAGCCGTCGATACAAAAATGCATGGCCATCTCATTGA
- a CDS encoding acyltransferase family protein — protein MTATSYTRRYDLDWLRVIAFALLIFYHVGMFYVSWDWHVKSQYASTSAEWLMELLNPWRLALLFFISGVALRFAADKMSLSSLLGRRIYRLGLPMVFGMAVIVMPQSYFQMRQAGLIEQGMLHYWQHIYLNFNDPLPLTTPTWNHLWYVIYLLVYSLILTPIYALLKHFSTRINLPSIHQQPIILGLSLLVIIPLPFILFSIFLDPLFPTTHALSDDWANHAHRFTIFLIGFSVAKSSLFWRAISRSWKFWGVGVLALVIWANAMIEGLIPTPSFMSDNLEDSLEVYYAWGVIVTLLGAAQHYLNKPSTILTYLNQAIFPYFILHQTLIISAGYILTQLNLGIWAEFAGVLVITTAGCLLLERIIRYIKPIRPLFGLN, from the coding sequence ATGACAGCAACATCCTATACTCGCCGTTATGATTTAGATTGGTTGCGAGTTATCGCATTTGCCCTGTTGATTTTTTATCATGTAGGTATGTTTTATGTGAGCTGGGACTGGCATGTAAAAAGCCAATACGCTTCAACATCAGCTGAATGGCTGATGGAGCTTCTCAACCCATGGCGATTGGCTCTATTGTTTTTTATATCTGGAGTCGCTTTACGGTTTGCAGCGGATAAAATGAGTTTATCCAGTCTTTTGGGGCGACGTATCTATCGCTTAGGTTTGCCTATGGTGTTTGGAATGGCTGTGATCGTCATGCCGCAATCCTATTTTCAAATGCGGCAAGCTGGACTGATTGAACAAGGCATGCTGCATTATTGGCAACATATATATCTAAATTTCAATGATCCGCTTCCACTGACAACACCAACATGGAACCATTTATGGTATGTAATTTATCTATTGGTGTACTCCCTAATTCTAACACCTATATATGCCCTGCTAAAGCATTTCAGCACCCGCATCAATCTACCTTCAATTCACCAACAGCCGATAATATTAGGCCTATCTCTGCTAGTAATAATACCTCTACCTTTCATTCTATTTTCGATATTTCTAGACCCACTATTTCCTACAACACATGCCCTATCCGACGATTGGGCCAATCATGCACATCGGTTTACAATATTTCTAATTGGGTTTTCTGTTGCAAAGTCTAGTCTATTTTGGCGTGCAATCTCTAGAAGCTGGAAATTTTGGGGTGTTGGCGTTCTCGCGCTTGTGATTTGGGCAAACGCAATGATTGAAGGCTTGATACCCACACCTAGTTTTATGTCTGACAATTTAGAAGATAGCTTGGAAGTGTATTATGCATGGGGTGTAATTGTTACTCTGCTTGGTGCAGCTCAACATTATCTGAACAAGCCCAGTACAATACTGACCTACCTTAATCAGGCAATTTTTCCATACTTCATCTTACACCAAACGCTTATCATCTCTGCTGGTTACATTCTCACCCAACTAAACCTTGGAATATGGGCTGAATTTGCCGGTGTATTAGTGATAACAACAGCAGGCTGCCTCCTGCTAGAACGCATTATTCGATATATTAAGCCAATTCGTCCATTATTTGGTTTGAATTAG
- a CDS encoding DMT family transporter, giving the protein MTISNFLIGTTLLMLAAGFGIPMMANLNAGLGVRLSNPLAAVVVLTGVTFLTSSLVLLASGGIGDLLVIGHFKTIPTVYFLGGVLFVFYITSITWAAPRIGVGNAIFIILLGQLLSATTIDHFGLFGAIKSTITPKRALGLLVMAIGLYLAQKEV; this is encoded by the coding sequence ATGACGATTTCTAATTTTCTTATCGGTACGACATTGCTGATGTTAGCAGCGGGGTTTGGCATCCCAATGATGGCAAACCTGAACGCAGGCTTAGGTGTTCGTTTGTCGAATCCATTAGCTGCGGTCGTTGTACTGACGGGCGTAACATTTTTGACCAGTAGTCTGGTACTTCTTGCTTCGGGTGGTATTGGTGACCTTCTAGTTATTGGGCACTTTAAAACTATTCCAACAGTCTATTTTCTAGGTGGTGTTTTATTTGTATTTTATATTACTTCAATCACGTGGGCTGCACCACGAATTGGGGTTGGAAATGCGATTTTCATAATTTTGTTGGGGCAACTTCTCAGCGCAACGACCATCGATCATTTTGGGCTGTTTGGTGCTATAAAATCTACCATCACCCCCAAACGTGCACTTGGTTTATTGGTGATGGCAATAGGTCTCTATCTTGCGCAAAAAGAAGTTTGA
- the odhB gene encoding 2-oxoglutarate dehydrogenase complex dihydrolipoyllysine-residue succinyltransferase encodes MADITVPVLGESVTEATVGSWSKAPGDAVAKDEVLVELETDKVSVEVSAAEDGVLTEILAKEGDNVEIGALLGRISAGDGAKAEPASAPAATSAAPAATSGSGEQVKVAVPAMGESVTEGTLSQWLKQPGDAVAVDDPIAEIETDKVAIEVPAPVAGVLSETLIAEGTTVGIGTEIAIIAAGASASAAPAAAPASAPAASSASADSSAAVAPSVRRISAENNVNPSDIPGTGRDGRATKGDALNFVANGESKPAPAAAPSAPRATGPREERVKMTRLRQTIARRLKEAQNTAAMLTTFNDVDLTEVMAIRKKYKDLFLEKHGVKLGFMSFFTKAVTHALKELPAVNAEIDGTDLIYKNYYDISMAVGTDKGLVTPVVRDADQMSLAQIEAEIGRLGKLARDGKLAMSDLQGGTFTITNGGVYGSMMSTPILNPPQSGVLGMHRIEQRPVAINGEVKIRPMMYLALSYDHRIVDGKEAVTFLVRVKENLEDPERLLLDL; translated from the coding sequence ATGGCCGATATTACGGTCCCAGTATTGGGCGAAAGTGTTACCGAAGCAACGGTTGGTTCTTGGTCAAAAGCGCCAGGTGATGCAGTCGCTAAGGATGAAGTGCTTGTTGAATTGGAAACTGATAAAGTTTCTGTTGAAGTATCAGCTGCTGAAGATGGTGTGTTGACAGAAATTTTGGCGAAAGAGGGTGATAACGTCGAGATTGGCGCACTTCTCGGACGTATCAGTGCTGGTGACGGCGCTAAAGCAGAGCCAGCTTCTGCGCCGGCTGCTACATCAGCAGCACCTGCTGCAACAAGCGGCTCTGGTGAGCAAGTTAAAGTTGCTGTGCCTGCCATGGGCGAAAGTGTAACTGAAGGAACATTGTCTCAGTGGTTGAAGCAACCTGGTGATGCTGTTGCTGTTGATGACCCGATTGCTGAAATTGAAACTGACAAGGTTGCGATAGAAGTGCCGGCTCCAGTTGCGGGTGTGTTGTCAGAGACGCTGATCGCAGAAGGTACAACTGTTGGAATCGGAACGGAGATCGCTATCATTGCAGCGGGTGCCTCTGCGAGCGCCGCTCCTGCTGCAGCTCCAGCATCTGCGCCAGCAGCTTCTTCTGCATCTGCAGATTCAAGCGCGGCTGTTGCGCCGTCTGTGCGTCGCATCTCAGCTGAGAATAATGTGAACCCATCTGATATTCCTGGAACTGGCCGCGATGGTCGTGCAACGAAAGGTGATGCATTGAATTTTGTTGCAAATGGCGAGTCTAAGCCTGCGCCAGCCGCTGCACCGTCTGCACCACGTGCAACAGGTCCACGTGAAGAACGTGTGAAAATGACACGTCTGCGTCAGACAATTGCACGTCGATTGAAAGAAGCTCAAAACACTGCAGCCATGCTGACAACATTTAACGATGTTGATTTGACTGAAGTCATGGCAATTCGTAAAAAGTACAAGGACTTGTTCTTGGAAAAACACGGTGTGAAACTTGGTTTCATGTCTTTCTTCACAAAAGCTGTGACGCACGCCCTTAAAGAACTTCCTGCAGTTAACGCTGAAATTGATGGGACAGATCTTATCTATAAAAACTACTACGACATTTCGATGGCTGTAGGGACAGATAAAGGTCTTGTGACACCAGTTGTTCGTGATGCGGATCAAATGAGCTTGGCGCAAATCGAAGCTGAAATTGGTCGTTTAGGGAAGCTTGCGCGTGACGGTAAATTGGCAATGTCTGACCTTCAGGGCGGTACATTCACAATTACAAATGGCGGTGTGTATGGCTCAATGATGTCAACACCAATTTTGAACCCACCACAATCTGGTGTGCTTGGTATGCACCGCATTGAGCAGCGTCCAGTTGCTATCAATGGTGAAGTTAAAATCCGTCCAATGATGTATCTGGCATTATCATATGACCACAGAATTGTGGATGGTAAGGAAGCGGTGACATTCTTGGTGCGCGTGAAAGAGAATTTGGAAGACCCAGAGCGTTTATTGCTTGACCTCTAA